GCGGTCGGCGTCGGCGAGGACGAGGCGCTGGCTCGCGTCGAGCGGCTGTACGACGACGGCATCTTCCGGCGGTTCGGGCCGGTGTTGAACCCGCCGGTGATCGGCAGCTCGACGCTGGCGGCGGTCAGCGTGCCCGACGAACGGTTCGAGGAGGTCGCGGCCGTGATCAACGACTACCGCCAGGTCAACCACAACTACCGGCGGGACCACGAGTGGAACATGTGGTTCGTCGTGACCGCCGGCTCGCGCGAGCGCCGCGACGAGATCCTCGCCGAGATCGAGGCGCGGACGGGACTGTCGGTGCTGAACCTGCCGATGCTGACTGACTTCTACATCAATCTGGAGTTCCCCGTCGTCAACGCCGACCGGTTCGCGCGGGAGACCGACGCCGACGCGGTGCCGGGCGAGAGCGAGTCGGACGGCGAGTTCGGAAGCGCGGACGCCTCGGCGACCCGGATCAGCGAGGAGGCGACCGGCGACCTCTCGGCGTTCGAGGCCGATCTACTGTTGGAGATCCAGTCGGGGTTCCCGCTGACGGCGACGCCGTACGCCGACGTCGCCGAACGGCTCGACGCGGAGGTGGCGGACGTCCTCGACGCCGTCGACCGGCTGCTCGTCGAGGGGTGTATCAAGCGGATCGGCTGCGTCGTCAACCACGTTCTCACCGGGTTCGACAGCAACTGCATGGTCGTCTGGGACGTGCCGGACGACGAACTCGACGAGCGGGGCGTCGCCACCGGCTCCCTGCCGTACGTGACGCTGTGTTACCACCGGCCGCGGCGGCCGGAGCTCGACTGGGAGTACAACCTGTTCACGATGATCCACGGACGGGATCCGGAGGCGGTCGACGAGAAGATCGACGAGTTGGCGGCCGAGTATCTGCCGTGCGATCACGAGCGGCTGTACTCGACGGAGACGCTGAAACAGACGGGCGCTCGCTACGAAGAGCTGGTGTCCGAACGTTAGTCGGCGGTGACGTACAGTATCGGGGACAGGACGACGAGCCCGAGCCCCGCGAGGCGGAACAGCGGCGTCTCGACCATCTGGAACGGCGTCACCATGAAGACGATCCCGAACAGGATCAGATTGAGCGCGAGCACCTTCCGGGACCGGAGCGGGAGCGACGCCAGCATCACCAGCGCGAACACCACGAGGAGCGCGTGCCCGATGTGGTAGTCCAGCAGGAAGTTATCTATCACCTGCAGCGGTAGCGCGGTCATTCGTATGCTACAGTGCCCGCGAGCCAGCCTTTAAACTTCCGTTCGCGCGCCGTCGCGCGACCGTCATTCGATCGGGCCGGTGATATCGAGCGGTCGAAGCCACACGTACCAGACGACGACCAGCATGCCGAAAAAGCCCGTTGCGAACGCGAACGCGCCCAGCGTCGAGAGCCCGGCCTGGTGGAACGCGCGGCTTACCAGCCCCGGGACGACGATACCGGCGATCACGACCAGCAACGCGCGCACCATCTGGGACTTCGAGTCGTCGGTCGCGGCGTCACTCATCGGTCGATCCCTCCGCTCGACGCGGCCCTCGTTCCATGCCACCGACTACGCGCTGGAGCCGCCTCAATGGCACGGTTCGCCCGTGAGGAGTGGGCACACGCGGAACGAACCATGGAGCGTGTGACAGCGTGTGCCCGTGTACACGTGGGATCGAACTGGCACATAAATGCACGCGCCGATCGGTCCTGACGAGCGTGGTAAGCGCTCGCTGGCGTTCCGCTCCGCGAGCTATCACACGAAACATACTTCTCCTGGAAATCGCCACTGTGGGTACTCAATGGGCGGCTGAGTGGTAACGCGCTAGCGCTGGAACCCGCCGTCGAGCGGCGTCTGATTCGTGAGACGAAAGTATCGGACTAATCCCTCATTTCCCAGCAATCTATCGTATAACTGGTATATACTAAACAGCGGTGGTGTCGAACCCCCAGTGGAGTCCACAATGAAACGACCTGATCGACGACGATTTCTGGAAATCGCTGGAGGAATCGGCGCGCTCGCTCTCGCCGGGTGTACGGACACCGGTGGCGGTGACAACGAGACAGACGACGGTGACGGCACCGAGGACAACGAGACAGACGACGGCGCCGGTACCGAGGACAACGAGACGGACGACGGCATCGGTACCGAAGACAACGAGACCGACGACGGACTCGGTAACGAGACTAACGAGACCGAGGGCGGACTCAACGAAACCGGTAACGAGACCGAAGGTATGGGTAACGAGACTAACGAGACCGAGGGCGGACTCAACGAAACCGGCAACGAGTCGACCGGCGTCGGCAACGAGTCCGATAACGAGTCCGACGGACTGTAGAACGGTACTTCTCTCTGTTTTTGTGCCGCTGTTCGATTCCTACGGCCCCATCCGCTCCTGAGAGAGCATCACGACCATCGAGAGCCCCGAGATGACGATCAGCAACAGCGCCGGTATCGCGGCGTACTGGAAGTACGCCGACGCCTGAGCGCGCCAGATGTGGGTGACGAGCGTGTCGAACCCGGTCGGCCGTAGCATCAGCGTCGCCGGCAGCTCCTTCATCGTCGTGAGGAAGACGAGCGCGGCGCCCGCGACGACGCCGGGCGCGATCAGCGGCAGCGTCACGCGTCGGAAGGCGCGGTTCGGGGCGTCGCCGAGCGTGCGCGCGGCTTCGACGAGGCGCGGGTCGACCTGCAGCGTCGAGGTCCGGATCGAGCCGACCGCCTGGGGCATAAACCGGACGACGTACGCGAACACCAGCAGCGCGAGCGTCGGGTAGATCTCCGGGCCGATCACGGTGTTCGCCCGGGCGCCGAAGTACACCAGCGCGAGCCCGAGCACGATTCCGGGTACGGCGAAGCCGACGTACGTCGTGCGCTCGAACAGGTTCGACAGCGGCGTGTCGTGGCGCCCGGCGAGGTAGCCGACGGGCACCGCGGCGATCGCGGCGGCCAGCGCGGCGAGCGCGGCGACGGTCACGGAGTTGAGAGCGTAGGACCACTCGAAGGCGAAGGAGGGGCGGCGTCCGCTCTCGGCGTTGACCAGCCAGAGGCCGAGAATCCAGACCGGGACGACGAGCGCGAGCGTCGACACCGCGGCCGGCAGCAGCGTCGCGGGCCAGCGCCAGCGTCCCAGCGACACCGGCTCGCCGCCGCCGGCTCCCTGCTGGTCGCTGGCGATGTCGTCGTCCGGTCGGACCCACCACTCCAGGGCGAGCACCAGCAGCACGACCGCGAGCAGCTGCAGCGACAGCAGCGCCGCGTAGTCCTGGCCGAACGCGTGGTACTCGACGTAGATCTGGCGGGTGAACACCGACAGCCGCATGATCGCGGGCGTCCCGAAGTCCGAGACGGCGTACAGCGCCACCAGCAGGCTCCCCGCGGCGACCGCCGGCCGGATGTGGGGAAGCGTCACCCGGCGGAACGCCGACAGCCGGTCCTGGTTGAGCGTGCGCGCGGCCTCGACGAGCGTCGTGTCGAACGAAAGCAAGGCGGCGCGGGTCGTCAGGTAGACGTAGGGGTAGGTGTACAGCGTGATCACCATGATCGCGCCGGGGAACCCGTAGATGTTCGGCAGGCGCTCGACGCCCAGCGGCGCAAGGAGGTCGTGGAACTCTCCCTGCGGCCCGAACGCCGAGACGAACGCGAACGCGCCGATGTAGCTCGGTACGACCAGCGGCAAGGAAACGGCGACCGACCAGAACCGGCTGAAGGGCAGGTCGGTTCGGACGGTGAGATACGCCAACGGCACCCCGATCAGGATCGACAGCGCGGTGACGGCGCCCATCAGCAGGAGGCTGTTGAGGATCACGTCCCGCGTCGTCTCCTGGGTCAGCAGATCGATCGCCCGGGCGCGCTCGACTTCCGTCGCCGTGACGATGACCCAGCTCAGCGGGAACACGACGGCCGCGGCGATCGCGGCGACCAGCAGCGTCAGCCCGAGCGGCTGGTCCTCGTCCTCGCCGCCCCGGAGCCGATCGATCGTCGCCCTCATCGGCGTCCGACCTCCCCGAACGTCCGACCGCGTCGATCCGGCGATGCCATTCTCTGTCCGGCGATTCTCGGCGCCCCGCCTTCTGTGTGACGATCCGGCGCCGTACGGCGGGAATGCGACGCGTTTAAGTTTTAGGTTTGCCTAATCCGTCGGCATGGAACTGACGCGGCGCGACGCCGTTGCCGCGCTGGCCGCCGTCGGCGGGGGCGCGGCGATCGGTCTCTCCGGATTCGTCGAGCCGCCGTCCGCGGCGGACGACGGCGGCTCGGGGGTGGACGGTTCGGCCGGTCCCGGCGACGCCGAGATCGAGGAGACGCTCGTCGCGGCCGCCGAGGTCGTCTACCCCTCCGAGGTCACAGGCGTCGAGGAGTTCGTCGGCACCTTTCTCTCGGGCCGGCTGGACCGCGAGGACCACGGCGCCGGGATGGCGCGCGCGGTCGCCGAACTCGACCAACTGGCGAACAGCTGGTACGGCGGCCGGTTCGCCGCGCTCGACCCGGGCGATCGGGACGATTTTCTCCGCGAGCTGGGGGCCGATTCGGCCGAAGAGAATCCCGATGGGACTACCGCAGAGCGCGTCCGCTACTACGTCGTCAACGAGGTGCTGCTTGCACTGTACTCCTCGCCGACCGGCGGCGAGCTGGTCGGCATCGAGAACCCGCAGGGACATCCCGGCGGGCAGGCGAGCTACCAGCGGGGGCCCCAGGCGTGAGCGTCGACCGCAGTCCGGTCCCGGACGCCGACGTCTGCGTGATCGGCGCCGGGCCCGCGGGCGCGCTCGTCGCCGACCGGCTCGCGGCCGCCGGGCACGACGTCGTGATCCTCGACGCCGGTCCGCGATTCGAGGACGAAGCGCCGAACCGAATCGATCGCATGGAGCGTGCGATCCGCCCGTCGTACGGCCGCCCCGACGTCTGGGACGTCGGCGGCGAGCGGGACGCCTACTCGGCGACCGGCGAGTGGTTCTACCCGCTGAACCACGCCCGGGTGAAGGGGATCGGCGGGTCGACGCTCCACTGGCAGGGGATGGTGATGCGGCTCCACGAGGACGACTTCGCGTCCGCGAGCGAGCGCGGCGTCGGCGTCGACTGGCCGATCGACTACGAGGAGCTCAGGCCGCACTACGCCGACGCCGAGACGGAGCTCGGCGTCTCCGGCGCCGACGACAACCCCTTCGGCCCGCCCCGCGAGGAGCCGTTCCCGAACCCGGCGTTCCCGCCGTCGTACAGCGACGGCCTGTTCGCAGAAGCCTGCGAGGAACTGGAGATATCGATGCACTCGGTGCCCAACGCGCGCAACTCCGAGCCCTACGACGGGCGGAGCGCTTGCGTGGGGTACGGCACCTGCCAGCCGGTCTGTCCCTCCGGCGCCAAGTACGACGCCGGCGTCCACGTCGACTCCGCGGAAGAGAAGGGCGCGACGGTGATCGACCGGGCGACCGTCGAGAAGCTGGAGCACGGCCCCGACCGGATCGAGGCCGCCCACTACGCGACGCCCGAGGGCGAGTACCGCCAGACGGCGGACGCGTTCGTACTGGCGGCCGGCGGCGTCGAGACGCCGCGGCTCCTCTTGCTGTCGGACTCCGAACACTACCCCGACGGGCTGGCCAACTCCAGCGGCGCGGTCGGCAAGTACTTCATGGACCACCTGTTCGCCGGCGCCGGCGGCGTGCTCGACGAGCCGACTCGCCAGAACCACGTCGGCTTCCTCACCAGCGAGAGCCACCAGTTCTACGACGACGCCGACGAGGAGGTCGGCCCGTTCAAGCTGGAGTTTTTCAACTACGCCGGCCCTTCGCCCGTCGAGCAGGCGCTGGGCGGCGACGAGTGGGGCGACGACCTGCTCGACTCGCTGCAGGAGTCGTACGGCAACCACGTCGCCGTCGGCGGGCTGGTCGAACAGCTCCCCCGCGAGGACAGCTACGTCGGTCTCGACCCCCACGAAACCGACCATCTCGGCAACCCGGTCCCGGACGTCCACTGGAACGTGGGCGATCGGGCGCTCCGGACGCTCGAACGCGCGAACGAGCTCCAGACGCGGATCCTGGAGGAGCTCGGCGCCGAGGTCCAGTGGACGGTGGGCCCCGACAACACCGGCCCCGCGTACCACCACATGGGGACGACCCGGATGGGGACCGATCCGTCGGAGAGCGTCGTGAATACTGACCTGCAGACTCACGACCTCGAAAACTGCTGGATCGCCTCCAGTTCGACGTTCCCGACCGGCGGGGCGCTCAACCCGACGCTGACGATCGCGGCGCTGGCGCTGCGGGCTGCCGAGAACGTCGACGCCGCGCTCTGACGGGCGAGCGCGACGATCTCTCACACTTTAGGCAAACCTAAAAACTCAAGTACGTCCGATCGAAAAGGCACGTCGATGAGCAATCTTCAGCACGGCGACGACGCCGGAGCGGCGGACGCCGACGCCGACGAATCGGACGACGAGTTCACGTTCGACGATCTCAGCGTCGTGATGGGCACGTACAACGAGGAGGAAGCGATCGAGAAAGTCATCTCGGACGTCGAGGAGGTCACCGACGGCAAGGCCGAGGTCGTCTGCGTCGACGGCTCCTCGGACCGGACGCCCGAGATCGCCCGCGAAAACGGCGCTCGCGTGATCGAACAGGAACCCCAGGGGTACGGCGTCGCCGTGCGCGAGGCGATCCTCGCGCCCGACCGGCCGATCGTCGTCACCACGGACTGCGACGACACCTATCCGATGGAGCAGCTCCCCGAGTTCCTCGAGCTGATCAACGAGGGGTACGACGTCGTCAGCGGCGACCGGCTCTACCACGGCGCCGAGGCGATGCCCGACTTCAACCGGTTCGGCAACGCGGCGTTCGCGGCCATCGCCAGCGTCCTGATGGGCGAGCGCGTCCACGACACGACGACCGGGATGCGAGCGTACCGCCGC
This is a stretch of genomic DNA from Natronoarchaeum mannanilyticum. It encodes these proteins:
- a CDS encoding Lrp/AsnC family transcriptional regulator codes for the protein MSLRSADWRERLDDVDAAIVDGFQSGFPIEERPFRALGDAVGVGEDEALARVERLYDDGIFRRFGPVLNPPVIGSSTLAAVSVPDERFEEVAAVINDYRQVNHNYRRDHEWNMWFVVTAGSRERRDEILAEIEARTGLSVLNLPMLTDFYINLEFPVVNADRFARETDADAVPGESESDGEFGSADASATRISEEATGDLSAFEADLLLEIQSGFPLTATPYADVAERLDAEVADVLDAVDRLLVEGCIKRIGCVVNHVLTGFDSNCMVVWDVPDDELDERGVATGSLPYVTLCYHRPRRPELDWEYNLFTMIHGRDPEAVDEKIDELAAEYLPCDHERLYSTETLKQTGARYEELVSER
- a CDS encoding iron ABC transporter permease, translated to MRATIDRLRGGEDEDQPLGLTLLVAAIAAAVVFPLSWVIVTATEVERARAIDLLTQETTRDVILNSLLLMGAVTALSILIGVPLAYLTVRTDLPFSRFWSVAVSLPLVVPSYIGAFAFVSAFGPQGEFHDLLAPLGVERLPNIYGFPGAIMVITLYTYPYVYLTTRAALLSFDTTLVEAARTLNQDRLSAFRRVTLPHIRPAVAAGSLLVALYAVSDFGTPAIMRLSVFTRQIYVEYHAFGQDYAALLSLQLLAVVLLVLALEWWVRPDDDIASDQQGAGGGEPVSLGRWRWPATLLPAAVSTLALVVPVWILGLWLVNAESGRRPSFAFEWSYALNSVTVAALAALAAAIAAVPVGYLAGRHDTPLSNLFERTTYVGFAVPGIVLGLALVYFGARANTVIGPEIYPTLALLVFAYVVRFMPQAVGSIRTSTLQVDPRLVEAARTLGDAPNRAFRRVTLPLIAPGVVAGAALVFLTTMKELPATLMLRPTGFDTLVTHIWRAQASAYFQYAAIPALLLIVISGLSMVVMLSQERMGP
- a CDS encoding gluconate 2-dehydrogenase subunit 3 family protein, producing MELTRRDAVAALAAVGGGAAIGLSGFVEPPSAADDGGSGVDGSAGPGDAEIEETLVAAAEVVYPSEVTGVEEFVGTFLSGRLDREDHGAGMARAVAELDQLANSWYGGRFAALDPGDRDDFLRELGADSAEENPDGTTAERVRYYVVNEVLLALYSSPTGGELVGIENPQGHPGGQASYQRGPQA
- a CDS encoding GMC family oxidoreductase, with amino-acid sequence MSVDRSPVPDADVCVIGAGPAGALVADRLAAAGHDVVILDAGPRFEDEAPNRIDRMERAIRPSYGRPDVWDVGGERDAYSATGEWFYPLNHARVKGIGGSTLHWQGMVMRLHEDDFASASERGVGVDWPIDYEELRPHYADAETELGVSGADDNPFGPPREEPFPNPAFPPSYSDGLFAEACEELEISMHSVPNARNSEPYDGRSACVGYGTCQPVCPSGAKYDAGVHVDSAEEKGATVIDRATVEKLEHGPDRIEAAHYATPEGEYRQTADAFVLAAGGVETPRLLLLSDSEHYPDGLANSSGAVGKYFMDHLFAGAGGVLDEPTRQNHVGFLTSESHQFYDDADEEVGPFKLEFFNYAGPSPVEQALGGDEWGDDLLDSLQESYGNHVAVGGLVEQLPREDSYVGLDPHETDHLGNPVPDVHWNVGDRALRTLERANELQTRILEELGAEVQWTVGPDNTGPAYHHMGTTRMGTDPSESVVNTDLQTHDLENCWIASSSTFPTGGALNPTLTIAALALRAAENVDAAL
- a CDS encoding dolichyl-phosphate hexose transferase, with the protein product MGTYNEEEAIEKVISDVEEVTDGKAEVVCVDGSSDRTPEIARENGARVIEQEPQGYGVAVREAILAPDRPIVVTTDCDDTYPMEQLPEFLELINEGYDVVSGDRLYHGAEAMPDFNRFGNAAFAAIASVLMGERVHDTTTGMRAYRRDVVESIEWTENTGLSAELLIRPLMRGYDVREHPIAYRERAGETKLDPIEGGAAIAKSIVKVCLEERFD